The Mannheimia pernigra sequence AGTTGATGCATCGGATGGCACACTTAAATCCAAATAACTAAAAAATGGATTATCTAGCGAACGGTGGCTTATCCAATTTTTCCATTGCGAAATTGCCCCGATGTTGTTGTGAGCTGTCGGTAGTAAAATGCCAGAGAAAATAGCTTGGTGGTAAATCGGATCGGCAAATCCATTATGAGAAAAAAGCCCTAATTTATAATGAGATTTTCTGAATGTTTGGATTAATGGCGATGTTGTTTTGTCTGCTAGCACAGAATCTAAATATTTCCCACTTAGGCTATAAAATAAGCCTAATGCCCCAGCAGATTTGCTATCTCCGCTGCTATAGTGGTTCATAAAGCGGTAAGAATGTTGGCTTATTTCTGTCAGCTTTGGCATTGTTTCAGCGTTAATCATCTCTTTGGATAAGCCAGAGAGATTAATCAATAAAATATTAGTATTTGATTGCTGAGTTACCACCAAAGAAGATTTAGGATAGTTCAAGAAAAAAGTGTCTAAACGTCCGCCTTCTTCAATTTCTTGATCTAATTCCGCTCTATCAATAAATCCGTGTTTTTCTAAAAAGTTACGAGCAGTCATTGGGTGAGACAACGGATAATTCGCTTTTTGAGCGGTAATCGGGCGATAAGCATTCATATCAGCCCACGCATAGATTAAATGGGTGGCAGTAAAGCTTACTAAGAAAAATAACGCAACATATTTTCCCCATTTTTGGCGGCTGAAGCTACGCAGCTTCTGCCAACACCAACGAGAGTAAATCATTTCTGCTAATAAAATAAGAGGCATTGGCACGAATAATAGCTGCCATTTTCGGGTAAGTTCACCTTCTTCGGGATTGACTAATAAATCCCATACAAGCGGTGATAAATGCAAGGAAAATTGCTTAAAGACTTCCGTATCAACCAATAAAACCGTTTGACCAATAGTTGCAAGAATGACTGAAACCCCTCGATAGGTGCGCTCATTTTTGATTAGGAAACTAAGCGGGAACAAAATTAACAGAAAAGCAGCAAAAACAACAAAACTGAAATGCCCAAATAAGCTGACAAAAAAGTAAAGTTTGCCGACAAGCGTATTTGGCCAGTCGGCATTAAAGGCATAACGAGCAGAAATCAATAACGTCAACACAATGTTAAATAATGCAAACCAATGTCCCCACGTGATTTTTTGTGAGG is a genomic window containing:
- a CDS encoding DUF3413 domain-containing protein produces the protein MFKRLHALLPTNSRQYREATSQKITWGHWFALFNIVLTLLISARYAFNADWPNTLVGKLYFFVSLFGHFSFVVFAAFLLILFPLSFLIKNERTYRGVSVILATIGQTVLLVDTEVFKQFSLHLSPLVWDLLVNPEEGELTRKWQLLFVPMPLILLAEMIYSRWCWQKLRSFSRQKWGKYVALFFLVSFTATHLIYAWADMNAYRPITAQKANYPLSHPMTARNFLEKHGFIDRAELDQEIEEGGRLDTFFLNYPKSSLVVTQQSNTNILLINLSGLSKEMINAETMPKLTEISQHSYRFMNHYSSGDSKSAGALGLFYSLSGKYLDSVLADKTTSPLIQTFRKSHYKLGLFSHNGFADPIYHQAIFSGILLPTAHNNIGAISQWKNWISHRSLDNPFFSYLDLSVPSDASTQDTPTQLDLALTEIWQHLTQNALLGNTLVMITSDISHNETSDENQFDKQHIQVPMLFYWQGESKEYHFLSSHLDIMPTLLSGFFKVQNPLSDYAQGIDLSTQSPRIWVSSSNHKWNVAVMPNGEQYHIDRKGNFKHFSANGEIQKDTRPPLALFLQMIQQSNQFIAK